The Natribaculum luteum genome contains the following window.
GCTGGCGGCTATCTGACGCAGGCAGTTCCGAGCAACCGAAGCCCTGCCGCGGATCTGTTCGTCGCGATGGGGAACACGCCGTGGTTCGTCGATTTCGTGAACATCGCGGTCCCGTGGGGGGAGGTGCTCATCGGACTCGGGCTCATCTTCGGTGCGCTGACGCGACTCGCCGCGTTCTGGGGCGCGTTCATGATGCTCCTGTTCTACCTCGGAAACTGGGACGTCGCCCACGGATACATCAACGGCGACTTCGCCTACATGCTCGTCTTCCTGTCGGTCGCCGCGTTCGGTGCCGGTCGAATTCTCGGCCTCGACGCCTACATCGAACGGTACGAGGTCGACGGCCAGCCGCTCGTCGAGCGCTATCCGTGGACCCGGTACCTCCTCGGATGACGCCGACTCTTCCCTCTCGTGGGCCGTCTCTCGGCCGAACTCGTTCGACAGAACGGCGCGCTCGAGCTACCTCGAGATGTCTTCGGTCCGATCGGAGACGACCGCGTCGACCTCTTCTTTGGTGACCAGTGCGACGTCGCCGGGAACGGTGCGCTTGAGCGCCGCCGTCGCGGAGGCGTACTCGAGTGCCTTCGGGACGTCGTCGCCGGCGAGTCGGCGGGCGATGAACGCGCCGGTGAAGGCGTCGCCGGTGCCGATGGGGTCGACGGTTTCGGTGTCGTAGACCTCGTGGTCGTGGACGACGTTGTCGTGCCAGGCGAGTGCGCCCTGGTCGCCGCGCGTGACGACGACGGTGGTGAAGTCGAACTGCGAGGCGAGTTTGTGTGCGAGCTGTCGCGGGTCGCCCTCGTAGCCGAGCACCGTGCGGGCGTCGCGGGCGGCGATCAGCAGGATGTCGATCCCCGGGAAGAGTTTGAGAAGCGTCTCTCGTGCTTCCTCGGGCGACCAGAGCTTGCGACGGTAGTTGACGTCGAACGCCGTCGTCGTCTCGGCCTCTCTGGCCGCTTTCAGCATGTTCACCGTCGTCTCCCGCAGGGTCGACGAGAGGGCCGGCGTGATCCCCGACGTGAAGAAGACGCGGGCGTCCTGGATCAGGTCGACGTCGAACTCCTCGGCTTTGGCCGTCGTGATGGCGGCGTCTTCGCGGTCGTAGACGACGTTCGTCCCGCGAGGTTTGCCGCCGTGCTCGAGGTAGTAGGTCCCCTGCCGTCCCGACTGGCTCCAGACGACGTCCGTGTCGATCCCGTACTGGCGGAGTTCGCCGACGACGCGCCGTCCGAGAGGCGAATCTGGCAGTTTCGAGGTCCACGTCGAGACGGCCCCCAGTCGCTCGGCGGCGACGGCGACGTTGCTCTCTGCACCCGCAGCGCGGACCTCGAACTCGCTTGCGGACTCGATGCGCTCGTTCCCCGGCGGAGAGAGACGAAGCATCGTCTCGCCGAAGGTGACGAGGTCGCTCACGAGTGCCACCACCGAACGCCGTGTCGTCCGGTATCGAAAGTCTCGGTCATACGTCACGAGACGGAACGGAACGGTATAAGTGGTGTAGTTAGTCGGAGCCCACAAGCAGTCCCAGCGACGTCGTCGGTCGATTCAAGCGCCACCAGCACGCGAGCAAGGGTCGCCTGTACGGTCTGCTGTTCCTCGTTTCCGCAGCGACCGCCCGACGGGACGCGGTCGCTGCGGGACGGACAGACAGCGGTCCGTATGATGTGTCACGACGACCGTCCGACCACCGTCGGCGCGGGCCGCTCTTCGAGTTCGACCGCGAGGCCGAACGACTCGAGCAACTCGAGGCTCGTCTCGACGTGGTCGGTGACGGCCGGTATCTGCACCCTGCCGCCAGCCAGCGCGAGGAAGACGAGCAACTGGTCGGCCATGTGCCGGTCGACCGCCGCCTCGCGCTCGAGAAACCGGATCGCGGCGTCGGCGGCGTCCTCGCCGACGCGTTCTGCGGGCGTCCCCCGCTCGCCGAGCGCCGAGAATCCCGCGAGCGCCGGCCGGCGCTGCTCGTCTTCGATGCAGTCGAGTCGGATCACGACGGCAGAGCCGGGACAGTCGCTCGCCGCCGTCGTCTCGACGCGTTCGCGCACCTCGAGGTCGCGATCCGCGGGCTGGAGTCGCTCGAGTGCGCCCGCCGCCTGTCGGGTCGCGACGTCGCTGTCGGCGAGCGCCGCCGCCTCCGTCGAGTAGACCCGGACGCCGCGGACGTCGCTTCGGGACTCGAGGTGGATCGACTCGAGGGTCGAGGGTGCGATCGAGAGCGTCGCCCGACCGCCGCCGCTCGGGTAGAACCCCCGCCGCTCGAGATCGATGGCGGCGTCGAGCCCGTAGCGGCGCAACAGCGGGAGTTTGACGTGCCGGACGTAGTCGAGCGGCGGCGACCACTTCACGTCCGTCCCACCCGAGACGGTCACGGCGAGTCGGGACTCGAGTCGCGTCGCCAGCGGGAGCAGCGTATCGAACAGCAGCGTCGTGCTCCCGGCGGTTCCGATGTCAACGGCGTAGTGGCCGCCCGCAATGCCGTCGGGATCGAACTCGACCGTCTCCGCGCCGACCTCGTCGCCGGCGACGTCGGCAGCACAGACCTCGGCCATCGTTTCGAGTGCCGCGAGATGCTGTGGTCGGAGCCCAGGCGTCGACCGCCCGCCGCGGACGTTTTCGAGGCGAATCGGTTCGTCTTCCAGCGCCGAGAGGGCGAGGGCCGTCCTGACGAACTGCCCGCCGGCCGCTGCGCCGTCGAGTTCGAGCATCGGCCGCGAATACGTCGAGGAGGCCGAAATAGCTGTTCGATCACCGGGTATTACGTCGGTGGGCGGAGACGTCTCGAGTCGTGACACTCGACGTCAGACAGGTGGTCCCGGCGGACGCTGCGTCGATCCGCGAGGTCGCCCGCGAGAGCTGGCACGCCACCTACGACGAGGTTCTCGACCGCGAGACGATCGCGAAGACGGTCGACGACTGGTACGCCGTCGACGACCTCGAGCGGTCGATCGTCGAGGCACGCGAGCGCGCGGACGCGACCTTCCTCGTCGCCGACGACGCCGACGAGGGCGTCGTCGGGTTCGCCCACGCGAAGCCGTGGCAGGACGATCCAGCGGTCGCGTACCTGATCCGGATCTACGTCAGACCGGACCTGTGGGACGAGGGGATCGGACACCGCCTGCTCGAGCGTCTCGAGGCCGACCTCGAGAGCGCGTTCGACCGACTGCGGCTGGTCGTCCTCGCGGACAACGACGTCGGCGTCTCCTTCTACGAGGCGACGGGGTTCGAGCGCGTCGAGACGCGAGAAAGCGGGCTGGACGAGGGACTCGAGGAGTACGTCTACGAAAAATTGCTGTGAGCGCTCATCGGCCAAGCGCAGCGTCGACGAGTGCCGTCTCGGCGGTGCGAAGCAGCGTCGAGGCCGCGCTCTCCGAGCAGTCGAGTTCGTCGGCGACCGCCGAAAGCGACGCAGTCCGGGGCACGTCGTAGTAGCCGAGCTCTCGTGCCGACTCGAGCGCCTCGAACTGGCGGGCCGTCAGTCTGCCGGCGAGGGTCTCCATGCGGCGCTGGTGATCGCTGACGCGTTTGACCTCGACGTCGACGTCGGCCGGAAACTGCTCGAGCAGCCCGGAGAGCGCGTCGGGTTCGCCGAGGACGGTGACGCGGACGGTCGCCCGATCGGTGTAGACGATCGGCGGAACGACGACGAGACCCGGTTCGTCGAACGCGCCCATCAGGGCGGCGTCGGCGTTGCGAACGTCCATCACGGCGTAGCCGTAGAACGTGTCGTCGTCGACGGGGACGAGGTCGAACCGTCGGACGACATCGAGGTCGGAAGCAGCGGCGCGAACCGACTCGAGGTCGCCGACGAAAAGCGAGAGAAAGTGCACCGTTTCCGACCCGGGATCGACGTGCCAGGAGAGTAACTCCTCGCGGTGGACGTCCGCCTCGCCGGGGTCTGGAACCGGGAGCTGCATCGATGGCGGGAGTCGGAGCGTCAGGTCTGCCGACTGCACGTCCGAACATTCGGACGTCCAACATAAAGAAGTTCAGTGCTTCGCGAAAACGGCGACGTTACTTCCGACCGTCTGTTCGAGTATGAGCGACACAGAGTCGACGACAGCGACGGATTCGACACTCGAGGCAAAGCCCCCCGGACCGAGTGGGATTCCGATCGTCGGGAGCACACTCTCGATCGCCCGCGACCCGCTCGGATTCGCCGAGACGGTACGCGAGTACGGCGACGTCGTCGCCTACGAGGCGTTCGGCACCGAGTTCGTCGCGGTCTTCGATCCCGAAATCGTCGAACAGGTGCTGGTCTCACGAAGCGACGCGTTCCACAAAGGTGAGTTCGAGACCGAGTTCGGCGAGCTCGTCGCCTCCGAGGGCGTGGCGTTCACCGAGGGCGAGCGGTGGCGTCGCCAGCGAACGCTCCTACAGACGTCGTTCACGCCGGACCGAATCCAGTCGTACGCCGACGAGGTTGTCGCGGAGACGGCGAGGCTCGCCGACGGGTGGGCCGATGGCGAGGTCGTCGACCTCCGCGAGACGCTGTCGACGTTCACCCTTCGCGTGCTGACCCGGACGCTGTTCGATCTCACGATCGACGACGACCGGGCCGAAACCGTCAGGCGGGCCACCCGCGCGATCTCGTCGAGCGCCGACCCCAGCGGGTTCGCGCTCCGCTCGATTCTCCCCTCGTGGGTGCCGATGCGATCCGAACGCGAGTACGAACGGGCGATGGCCGACCTCTCGGCGCTCGTCTCGGAACTGGTCGCCGACCGCCGCGCGGCGAGTGAGACGGGCGACGACCTCCTCTCGCTGCTGGCCACCGCGGAGTACCCCGACGGAACGCGAATGTCACCAGAGACCGTCAGAGACCAACTCGTTACGTTCCTCTTTGCCGGCCACGAGACGAGCGCGACCGCGCTTACGTTCGCCTGCTGGCTGCTGGCGGGCGACTCGAGCGTTCGCAGTCGGCTGGATTGCGAACTCGAGACCGTCCTCGAGGACCGCGATCCGACGTTCGCGGATCTCTCCGACCTCACGTTCACGGAGGCGATCGTCAGCGAGGCGATGCGGCTCTATCCGCCGGTAGTGGGGCTCTACCGCGAACCGCTCGAGACGATCACGCTCGGCGGCTACCGAATCCCGGCCGGCACGACCGTTCAGCTCTCGACCTACGGAATTCACCGCGACGGGCAGTGGTGGGACGACCCCGAGGCGTTCCGGCCAACACGCTGGCTCGAGGAGCGCGACCGACCCGAGTATGCCTACTTCCCGTTCGGCGGCGGGCCGCGCCACTGTCTCGGAATGCGCTTTGCGACGATGGAACTTAAGCTCGCGCTCGCGACGCTCGCCCGCCGACTCGAGTTCGATCGCGTCACGGCGTCGCTCTCCCCGTCGGTAGGGGTCACCCTCGATCCGGGACGTCTCGAGATGCGAGTGCGAAAACGTAGCTAGAGCGTCTTCTCGGCTTCTTCTTCCTCGACCACTTCGATACCGCGGTTGTTGACCGCCATCGGGTCGAGACCGACCTCCTGGAGGAAGTTCTTGTACTCACGTTCGCACTGCTCCGCGGCCTTCTGCTTGTCACTCGCGCGATCGCAGAGCTCGACGAGGGTTTCCGGGACGTCGTTCTTGTAGACGATCCAGTGGTTGATCAGGTCGGACAGACGGCGGATGGGGCTCGTGAAGTGGCCGTAGATCTCGAAGTTGAGCGCGTGGTGGCCGCCGAAGGGATCGTTCATGTACCGTGCCCGGGGCATCACCTTCATGACGGCCCACTGGATCTTGTCGAGTTGCCGGCCGGGGGCCTCCTCGAGGGTTGCGTTGACGGCCTTCCGGGGGTCGTCCCAGGAGTCGCCGGGAATCGAGACGCCGTCCAGGTCCTGGATCTCCTGGAGGGCTTCGGACCACTCGTCGGGACTGGGCTGGGGGTGGACGCGGTACATCGCCTCGACGCCCCGAGACCACATGAGTTCGTGCGTGACGGCCTTGTTCGCCTTCAGCATGCACTCCTCGATGATGGTGTGTGCGCGGTCGCGACTCGGGTTCAAGACGAGCGAGCCGTCTTCCTTGCGCTGTTCGTGCATCCGATCGGCGAGTTCGTACACGAGCGCGTTCTCCTCGTGGAGGGGCGCGTCGGGGTCGTCCAGCCGGTTTTCGGCCTGGGAGTAGGTCAGGCGCTCGTCGGACTCGATGACGGACTTGTAGATGTCGATCGACTCGTACCCCAGCGTCTCCTTGTCGAGGTGCATCTCGACGGTGTGGGCGAGTCGTTCCTCGTTGGGGACGAGCGAACAGACCGTCTCGGCGAGCACCGGCGGGAGCATGTGGATCGTGTAACCAGGTAGATAGACGGTGTTCCCGCGCTCGACGGCCTCGTCCCACATCGACGTGTCGGGGTTGACGTAGTGGGTGACGTCGGCGATGTGGACCCAGAGGACGTACTCGTCGTCGCGCTCTTCGACCGAGAGCGCGTCGTCGAAGTCCTGGGCGTCGATCGGGTCCGTCGTCCACGTCGTGAGGTGACGCAGATCGGTCCGTTCGTCGATCTCCGCGTCGATCTCCGACCCGACGTCTTCTGTGCGCTCTTTTGCCTCGGCCATCACTTCGGCAGGGAACTCGTCGCGGATCTCGAACTTCTCGAACAGTTCCTCGCGTTTGTTCTCGAGGTGACGGGCGAGGTCCTCCGAGATTTCGACTGGGCCCTGCCCTTCGGCCGTCCCGGCTTCGGCCTGTGCGTCGTCGCTCATACCGTGGCCTACGAACGAGAGCGTCAAAGACGTGTCGGGACGACGGCCCGTGGTATTCAGGTACAGTTATATATTTCAGACGTTACAGATTCGAGGACATGTCCGCTATCGAACTCAGGGACGTCGAGAAGCGATTCGGCGACGTCCCAGCCCTCCGCGGAATCGACCTCGAGGTCGAGCGAGGCGAGGTGTTCGGCTTCCTCGGCCCGAACGGGGCCGGCAAGTCGACGACGATCGACCTCCTGGTGAACCACCGCTATCCCACCGCCGGGACGATCGAGGTGCTCGGGTACGACGCCGTCGCCGATCCCGTCGCGATCCGACAGCGAGTCGGCCTCCTCCCCGAAGGCTTCAGTCCGCTCGGGACGATGACCGGCCGCCAGCACGTCGAGTACGCGATCGCGGCGACGGACGCAGACGACGATCCCGAGGCCCTCCTCGAGCAGGTCGACCTGCTCGAGGCCGCGAGCCGGCCCGCGAGTGGCTACTCGAAGGGGATGGCCCAGCGACTCGCCCTCGCGATGGCGCTGGTCGGCGATCCCGACCTGCTCGTCCTCGACGAACCCTCGACCGGCCTGGATCCCCACGGCGTCCGTCGGATGCGCGAGATCATCCGAGAGGCCGTCGACGAGGGGACGACCGTCTTCTTCTCGAGTCACATCCTGGAGCAGGTCGAGGCCGTCTGTGACCGCGTCGGCATCATGAACGACGGGCGACTCGTCGCGGTCGACAGTATCGAGGGACTGCGCGAGACGGTCGGCGCGGACGGGACGATCCGGGTCGACCTCGCGGACGATCCCGACGAGGTACGCGGCGTCGTCGAACGAATCGACGGCGTCTCGACGGTCGAGACCCGCGACGGCGGACTCACCGTCGCCTGCAGCGCCGGGACGAAACTCGCGGTGCTCGACGAGGTTCGCGCTGCCGGCGGCACGATCACCGACTTCACCACGGCCGACGCCTCGCTCGAGGACCTGTTCGTGGCCTACACCCGGAGGTCACGATGAACTGGGGCCTCGTCGCCGGAAAGGACGTCCGCGACTCGATCCGGAGCAGACAGCTGTACGTCCTCTGTGTGCTGTTCGGGGTGACGGGCGTCGCGCTCGCGTGGACACACGCGAGACAGGCCGGCCGTGGGTTCGCCGACCCACTCGACATCGTTCGGGTACTGCTCGTCGTCGCCACCGTGCTCGTCCCCGCGACGGGATTGATGCTCGCCCACGAGGCGATCGTCAAACCGCGAACGAGCGGCGAGTACGCGCTCTTGCTCGGACTCCCCCACTCCCGACTCGACCTCGTCGCCGGGACATACGCGGGTCGCGTGACGACGCTGACGATCTCGCTGGTCGGCGGCGTCGTCGCCACGGCAGCCGCCACGGCGCTGTTCGGCGCGACGGTCCCGACCGTCGCACTCGGCGAGTTCGCACTCGCGACCGCGATCCTCGGCGTCGCCTACGTCGCAATCGGGATCGCGGTGTCGGCGTCGGTCCGCTCGACGACGTGGGCCGCCGTGTGCGCGTTCGGTGCCTTCATGCTCTTTATTTTCCTCTGGCGACTCGTCCCCGGCGGCGTCGCCTACCTGGTACACGGCTTCGAGGTTCCCCCGACGGAACCGTCCTGGCTCCCCTACGTGCGGGCGCTGTCGCCGAGCGTCGCCTACGAACAGGTCGCCGAGGCGTACGTCCTCGAGCAGGGAAGCGTCGTCGAACCGCTCTACGCGCTCGCGGTACTCGTCTGCTGGACGTGTTTCGCGCCAGTGGTCGGCTACCTGCGGTTCAAACGCAGCGACCTCTAGATCGACTCGTACTACCGGACGTGAGCGTGTTCCGACGCACTCACGCGACGAGCGCGGCTACATCGATACCGACGGACGTGCGCTGGTATCAGGTCTCCTCGAGCGGGCCGTACCGTTCCTCGACCAGCGCGACGTACCACGAGAGAAACTCCGCTTGCGTTCGATCGCCGGTTCCGATCTCGACGAGTAACTCCTCGAGTTCCCCGCGAGGGTGATGACAGAGGTCGCGATCGCAGGGCTTACAGAGGTACTCGAACTCCTTGCCGTCGCGGTCCCACCGATCGCCGTGTTTGTCGTACTCGCGCGCCTGGTCGCGCTCGACCGACGTCCCACAGGCGATACACGTCACCGTCGCCTTGCGCCGTCGGGAGGGCCACATAGTACGTCGGTCGGTGTGTACCTACTTAGCGATTACCACACCCATCGTCGGGCGGAACCGTCACGGACCCCGACCGGTCCGGAGAACGGTCGTTTTATGCACTGACCGGTCGTCCTCCCGGACATGCAGGTCAAGTCAAGACACCACCTCCGCAGCGACGCCGTCGCTGCACTCGAGGAGCGGATTTCCGAGGGACTCGGCGTCGACCTCGAGGCGGACACCTACGAGCGCGTCGAGTTCGAGGACGAAGACCTCGAGGTGATCCTCGTCGACGGCGAGCCACAGGTCGCCACCTTCGACGACGAGGAGTTTCTCACGGTCCGGGGCGCAAACGCCCACGATCCCGAACGGCGACTCGTCACCGTCGACGCCGGCGCGATCTCGTTCGTCAGCGACGGCGCGGACGTGATGCGACCCGGCATCACCGAGGCCAGCGAAGACATCGAGACTGGCGATCTGGTCGTGATCGCCGAGGAGACCCACGGAAAGGTCCTGGCGGTCGGGCGGGCCCGGGCCGACGGAACGGAGATGGTCGGCGACGAAGGGAAAGTCGTCGACTCGCTGCACCACGTCGGCGACGACCTCTACGAGTTCACCGGCTGATCGGGTCGGTCCGCGACGGCCGCTGTCGCGACAGAGTTCGTTCCAGCACGGCGACGGAGGCGAGGCCAGCCAGCGCGCCGGCAGCAAGCGTCGGCCACGCGAGAGCGTAGCCGCCGACGTCGAGCGCCAGCCCGAAGACGACTGGCGAGACGACCGTCGTCGAGAACCCGACGAACGACTGGATCGACAGCGCCGTCCCGACCTGGGAATCGTCCACGACCTCGGTGACCAGCGTCGAGGTAGGCGCGCTGTCGACGCTCAGTAGCGTTCCGTAGACGAGCAACAGCGCGACGAGCGCCGGGAGTGGAAGCCAGCCGAGGACACCCAGGAGCGCGCTGCAAACGGCGCTGCCGCCGAGTCCGAGACCGATCGTTCTCGAGCGACCGATCCGATCGGAGAGTTCGCCGCCCGCGAGATTCCCGACGCCGCTCATCGCGGTGACGGCACCGACGAGCACTCCGGCGAGGGTTGCGGCACCGACTCCGAACGCACCAGCCGAGTCGACCGCGGCGAACGCGGGCGTCGCGAGCAGGAACGCCAGCAGCCAGTTTCGAACGCCGAACAGCTCCCAGTTGTGCCACGAGTAGATGCTCACGCTGGCGAGGTAGGCGCGGTTGCTCAGTAGCGATCGGTCGAATCCACCGATCGAACGCGCGCTACGCCCGGATCTGTCCTCGGCCAGTCCGAGCATCAACGGGGGAACGGCTAGCGCGCCGACGCTCGTCGCGGCGACGGCGGTCCGCCAGTCGATCGCGTCGGCGACGACGGTCGCCGCGACGAACGAGAGGCCGCTGCTCAGCGAGAAGGTGCCGACGTAGATCCCCATCGCCCGACCGCGAACGTCGGCGGGATACCAGTCGCTGACGAAGCGCATGCCGGGGACGTAGACGCCCGCGATGAACAGCCCAGAAAGAAATCGAAACGCCGTCCCGGAGAGAAAGCCCGTCGCGAACAGCGCGAATCCGAGGCTGAAGAGACCGGTTCCCGCCGCGCCGACGCTGATCACCCACCGCGGCGAGTATCGATCCGACAGCCACCCGGCGGGGAGGATCGCGAGGAGGTAGCCCGCCTGGAAGACGCCGAAGATGATTCCCGCTCGAGTGCCCGTCAATCCCCACTCGTCGACGATCAGCGGGAGGACCGCCGAGTAGTTGAACCACACGAGAATCGACAGGAACAACGCGACGGAGGTGACGACGAGCGCCCTGGTTCGTGCGTGCACGTGCCACGACCGTACAGAGTCGGGGTATTTGATTGTGTGGGAGTCGGTCGATCGAACCGCGTCCACTCGACCGGCGTGTTACCGGCGGTGGCGCACGCGAGTGCTACTCCTCGACCGACTCGAGGTCGTCCTCGTCGTAGGCGTCCTCGTACCGCGCCATCGCGTCCTCGTGACCCTGCCTGGCGAGTTCGTACGTCTCCCGGAGGTCTGCTATCGGCGTCTCGGTCGCGTCCACGCGGAGGTCGTCGTAGGGCGGTTCGAGGTCGCGTTCTTCGGTCGTCCGGACCACGACGGCGGCGCTTTGCACCGATAGCTCCTCGCGTTTGTCCCCGCCTTCCGCGTCACCGGCCTCGAGGGCGTCGATCAGTCGCTTCGCGAGCGGTTCGTCGCGGTCGCTCGCCTCGTAGCTCGCCGCAGTCGCCTCGATCACCGACTCGCCCGTCAGGAGGTTGCCGGCGACAGTGTAGCCGTCGCCCTCGAGGTGGCCGTACCAGCCCCGACACTCCTCCCCGGAGAAGGTAAACGAGCCGTCGGCGTCGACGCCGTGGACCTGCCGGCTCGGCGCGCCCTCGTCGGCGTTCAAAAGCGACTGTACGGCGTCCTCGACGGCGAGTCCCTCGTCGACGTACCGGATCCCCCGCCGGCCGAGGTCGACGTTGACGAGACTCTGGGTCGCGATCGCGCCGTTCTCGCTGGCGAACGGACAGAGCGTGCCGACGCCCGCGAGGCGAGTCGTGACCGCGACGCCGAACCGCCGCTGTGACTCTCCCGCGTCGTCCTCGTACTCCTCTCTGACGCAGATGCTGAACGTCATCTGTCTCGAGTGCAAGGTCTACGGAATAAAAAGAGCGACCATCGGCGACTGCCAGCGACTCGCCGTTCTCGCATCCGCTCGCCGACACTTCACGGTTCGAGTGAGAGTTACGACGACTGGACATTCCGTCTGACGTAAGAACTATACTCACAGCGACGGACTCTGTCGGCTATGGGCTTCATGAACAAAATCCTCGGCGGCACGCAGTCACGGAGCACCGAGGACTACGTCGAACTCGACCTCGACGACGTCAGCGAGAGCGCCAGCGAGGCGGCGATGTCCGTCCACATCGCGGAAATCGACGGACAGGCGTCGGCGATCGACATCAAAGACGCCGTCTACGACGGTGACGTCGTCATCGCAGACATCACCCGGCTGCGCACGAAAGACAGCACGGCCGAGCACATCATCGACGAACTCCGGCAGGTCGCCCAGGAGGTCGACGGCGACATCGTCCAGAAAGGCGACGACCAGATCATCATCACGCCGACGGGCGTCCGGATCGGGCGCGAGAAACTCGGACGCTAGGGGGTTTCCGGTCGAATTCTCTCACTCTCCGACGCTCGAGCAGTGGCCACGCTCGGGACGTCGTACGGTCTGCTGTCCCGAGTTTCCGCAGCGACCGCGTCCCGTCGGGCGGTCGCTGCGGGACGGACGGACGGCGGTCCGTATCAGGACACTCGCGAAAATAGACCGACCGGCACAGATATGTCTCGCGTGCAGGTAACGGCGTGAGAAGTGAGAGTAGAGAGAAACGCGTCTAGATGTAGTCGATCGACTGCGGCAGTTCGAGCTTCATGCCCTTGCGCTCGCGGATCTCCATGATCTTCTCACGCTGGAGCGAGTCGGACATGACCTCGAAGCCGGCGTTCTCGGTGTTCCAGGAGGCACGACCCTCCGTGGCGCTGCGGATGTCGCTTGCGAACCCGATCATCTCCTCGACCGGTGCGATGCCCTCGACGACCATCAGGTCTCCTTCCTGGTACATGTCGTCGACGCGGCCACGGCGGCCCTGGATCTCGCCGGATGCGGCGCCCATGTGGTCGTTGGGCACGTCGATGCGGACGTCCTGCATCGGCTCGAGCAGCTTGATCTGCCCGTCGATCAGCGACTTGTGGACGGCCTCGCGGGTTGCCGGGATGACCTGGGCGGGACCGCGGTGGATGGTGTCCTCGTGGAGCTTCGCGTCGTGCAGGCGGATGAGCGTCCCCTGGGTCGGCTCGTTGGCGAGCGGACCGTTGTCGAGTGCTTCCTCAAGCCCCTCGATGACGAGTTCCATCGTCTCGTTTAGGTGCTGGATACCTTTCGTATCGTCGACGAGGACGTTGGTCCCGTGGATTTGCTCGACGTTCTGGGAGTCTTCTTTCTCCATGCCCGCCTCCTGCAGCGCCTCGCGGCGCTCCTGTTCGGGCATGTCCATCGACGCCTCGCCCATCTTGATCGTCTCGACGATTTCGTCCGAGAGGGGGTCGGCGGAGATGTAGAAGCGGTTGTGGCGGTTGGGCGAGATGCCCTCGACCGTGTCGCTTGCACGCTGGACGGCCTCACGGTAGACGACGATCGGTTCACCGGTGTTGACCGGGATGCCCTGGTTCTTCTGGATGCGCTGGGTGATGACCTCGAGGTGGAGTTCACCCTGCCCGGAGATCAGGTGTTCGCCGGTGTCCTCGTTGATGTTGATCTGGATCGTCGGGTCCTCTTTGGAGACCTGTCGGAGCGTCTCGATGAGCTTCGGCAGGTCGTCCATGCTCTGAGCCTCGACGGACTTCGTGATGACCGGCTCGGAGATGTGCTCGATCGACTCGAACGGCGTCATCTCGATGCTCGAGACGGTCGAGCCGGCGATGGCGTCGCGCAGGCCGGTGACGGCGGCGATGTTACCTGCGGGGAC
Protein-coding sequences here:
- a CDS encoding ABC transporter ATP-binding protein, which produces MSAIELRDVEKRFGDVPALRGIDLEVERGEVFGFLGPNGAGKSTTIDLLVNHRYPTAGTIEVLGYDAVADPVAIRQRVGLLPEGFSPLGTMTGRQHVEYAIAATDADDDPEALLEQVDLLEAASRPASGYSKGMAQRLALAMALVGDPDLLVLDEPSTGLDPHGVRRMREIIREAVDEGTTVFFSSHILEQVEAVCDRVGIMNDGRLVAVDSIEGLRETVGADGTIRVDLADDPDEVRGVVERIDGVSTVETRDGGLTVACSAGTKLAVLDEVRAAGGTITDFTTADASLEDLFVAYTRRSR
- a CDS encoding ABC transporter permease subunit, which encodes MNWGLVAGKDVRDSIRSRQLYVLCVLFGVTGVALAWTHARQAGRGFADPLDIVRVLLVVATVLVPATGLMLAHEAIVKPRTSGEYALLLGLPHSRLDLVAGTYAGRVTTLTISLVGGVVATAAATALFGATVPTVALGEFALATAILGVAYVAIGIAVSASVRSTTWAAVCAFGAFMLFIFLWRLVPGGVAYLVHGFEVPPTEPSWLPYVRALSPSVAYEQVAEAYVLEQGSVVEPLYALAVLVCWTCFAPVVGYLRFKRSDL
- a CDS encoding DUF7562 family protein, yielding MWPSRRRKATVTCIACGTSVERDQAREYDKHGDRWDRDGKEFEYLCKPCDRDLCHHPRGELEELLVEIGTGDRTQAEFLSWYVALVEERYGPLEET
- a CDS encoding RNA-binding protein → MQVKSRHHLRSDAVAALEERISEGLGVDLEADTYERVEFEDEDLEVILVDGEPQVATFDDEEFLTVRGANAHDPERRLVTVDAGAISFVSDGADVMRPGITEASEDIETGDLVVIAEETHGKVLAVGRARADGTEMVGDEGKVVDSLHHVGDDLYEFTG
- a CDS encoding MFS transporter; translation: MHARTRALVVTSVALFLSILVWFNYSAVLPLIVDEWGLTGTRAGIIFGVFQAGYLLAILPAGWLSDRYSPRWVISVGAAGTGLFSLGFALFATGFLSGTAFRFLSGLFIAGVYVPGMRFVSDWYPADVRGRAMGIYVGTFSLSSGLSFVAATVVADAIDWRTAVAATSVGALAVPPLMLGLAEDRSGRSARSIGGFDRSLLSNRAYLASVSIYSWHNWELFGVRNWLLAFLLATPAFAAVDSAGAFGVGAATLAGVLVGAVTAMSGVGNLAGGELSDRIGRSRTIGLGLGGSAVCSALLGVLGWLPLPALVALLLVYGTLLSVDSAPTSTLVTEVVDDSQVGTALSIQSFVGFSTTVVSPVVFGLALDVGGYALAWPTLAAGALAGLASVAVLERTLSRQRPSRTDPISR
- a CDS encoding DUF1028 domain-containing protein encodes the protein MTFSICVREEYEDDAGESQRRFGVAVTTRLAGVGTLCPFASENGAIATQSLVNVDLGRRGIRYVDEGLAVEDAVQSLLNADEGAPSRQVHGVDADGSFTFSGEECRGWYGHLEGDGYTVAGNLLTGESVIEATAASYEASDRDEPLAKRLIDALEAGDAEGGDKREELSVQSAAVVVRTTEERDLEPPYDDLRVDATETPIADLRETYELARQGHEDAMARYEDAYDEDDLESVEE
- a CDS encoding cell division protein SepF gives rise to the protein MGFMNKILGGTQSRSTEDYVELDLDDVSESASEAAMSVHIAEIDGQASAIDIKDAVYDGDVVIADITRLRTKDSTAEHIIDELRQVAQEVDGDIVQKGDDQIIITPTGVRIGREKLGR
- a CDS encoding elongation factor EF-2; the encoded protein is MGRRKKIVQECERLMDKPENIRNIAIAAHVDHGKTTLSDNLLAGAGMISEQTAGEQLAMDTEEDEQERGITIDAANVSMTHEYEGTNHLINLIDTPGHVDFGGDVTRAMRAVDGALVVVDAVEGAMPQTETVLRQALREGVKPALFINKVDRLISELQEGPEEMQQRLLKVIQDVNELIRGMTEDMDDVEDWTVSVEEGTVGFGSALYKWGVSMPSMQRTGMDFGDIMDLERSDKRQELHERTPLSDVVLDMVCEHFPDPLEAQPRRIPRIWRGDDESDLAEQMRVVDEDGEVVLMVTDIELDPHAGEVAIGRVFSGTVEKGQELYVSGTAGQNRVQSVGIYMGGEREDVEQVPAGNIAAVTGLRDAIAGSTVSSIEMTPFESIEHISEPVITKSVEAQSMDDLPKLIETLRQVSKEDPTIQININEDTGEHLISGQGELHLEVITQRIQKNQGIPVNTGEPIVVYREAVQRASDTVEGISPNRHNRFYISADPLSDEIVETIKMGEASMDMPEQERREALQEAGMEKEDSQNVEQIHGTNVLVDDTKGIQHLNETMELVIEGLEEALDNGPLANEPTQGTLIRLHDAKLHEDTIHRGPAQVIPATREAVHKSLIDGQIKLLEPMQDVRIDVPNDHMGAASGEIQGRRGRVDDMYQEGDLMVVEGIAPVEEMIGFASDIRSATEGRASWNTENAGFEVMSDSLQREKIMEIRERKGMKLELPQSIDYI